The bacterium genome includes the window TCAAGAACATGATCGGTCTCGATCCCACGCTCGAGCAGTGTTCCGCCTGCCCACTGGAATGCGAAGGCGACGCCTGCACTCCCTGAAACACAACATTCGCAGACTCACAGACCGTCAAGCACGGATTGAACAGCCCGCGACTGCGATCACAAGGACGAGACCCAGCAGCCAGACGGGGGATAGCGTGGGAACGGGCACGGCCAGGGGATCGGCGACGATCGTAAAGTCGTCGGCCCACACGTATAGCGCCTGGCCGATCTTGCCGTCGAGCTCACGGAACTGAATTTCGCTAAAGCCCACCGGTCCCGCATCGACGATACCGAAGAACACGTGGGGCCCCACCCATATCTTTCCGCCGTCGATCGGATTCTGGTAATCGCCGTCCAGCACGAACCCCATGTTGGCCCCGTGGATTCCCGTGAAATATCCTCCGGCGCCGAAAATGGGATTGAGGCCGGGGACGCGCTGCAAGGTGATTCCGTCGTGGTGAACACAGTGGGCAGGGGGCGTGTCCACGTCACAGGTCCCAGCCGTTCCCCACGCGTAGCCGTGTTGCCCGTCCCAGACCCCCCACGATCCGGTGCGGTTCGCACCGGGTCCGGTCTGCACCGTATTGGGCGCGGGTGGAGTCGGAGCGGGTGGGTCGGTATGAGTGGGGTCAAAGTCGTTTGCACGCCACTCGATCCCCTGGCTGATCACGCTCAGAGAGCTGCTCGGGTGGCGCGATGCTCCCCATGTGGCGTCGTCCTCGAAGCTCTCGTCGAAACTCGGGTGACCGAGCTCTGCGATCTTGGCTCGGAAAGCCGATTCATTCCAGCAGGTAAAAACCTGCGGGCCACCCCAACATGCAGTGAGCGAAACAGTGGCTTCGACGGGCGTCGCGGGACTCGCAAGCGCTCGATAGATGAAGCTATCGCTGCCGTTGAAACTCGGTCCGGGCGAGTAGGTAAAGGAGCCATCAGATGCCAGGACGAGCGTGCCGTGGCTTGCGTCAGAGACGAGCTCGGCCGTGGCTCCGCTCTCTCCGGCGTTTTCACCATCGAGGGTGTCGTTCTCCAGAACCCCGGGCTCCTCGACAACCAGAGTCAGGCCCCAGGGGATCCCGAACTCGTCATCGTTCGCGACCAGAACCTGGGCGTCTGCCGATCCCGCGATGCCCACCCACAAGATCGCATACGCAAAGACACCGAATATTGTTGGAACCAACAGGTGTCGTCTGCGCTCGAATTTAAGGAGATCCACTTCAGTTGAGTCCGGTATCCGTCATATCGACACTCTGACATGCTCGAGTGTATTTGCATAGGTCCTGCAACTAGCCCGTTGCGACCAGCGTCAACCCGACGAAGGTGAACGCGACCCCGGTCCACTTGGGTGTACTCGAGGCTTCTCCGAGCAGGCGAATGCCTACGAGCGCTCCCAGTGGCACGCTGATCTGTCGCAGTCCCACCACGTAACTGACGTCATCCGCGTAGGCCATGGCCGTCAGAACCAGCGTATACGAGGCGTAGATGCCGCATCCCGTAAATGCGGCGGCGATTTTGTGCTCGCTCAAGACTTCTCGAAGTGCCACTCGCTCCTCCCTGCGGATTGCGACCCAGAATCCGAGGAAAATCGAAGCCGTCAGTGCTTCCATCGGCGCGTAGAACATGACCGCGTGAACCGCGCTCATCGAGAGATCGGGCGTCTCGCGCAACAAGCGCAGGCCGTGATCGTCGAGCAATGAGTAGGTAGCCGTACCCATTGCAGCGAGTAACGCGAAACCGGCACAGGCATTTCGGAAATTGTTCCAGTTCAGATCCGAAAAGCGCTGAAGCGGCAGGATCACACCCCCGCACACGATCCCCGCGATTCCGATCATGCACTGGGTGCTGATCTGGTCCGAACGCCCGAGCAAGAGGGACACCAACACCACGAATACCGGAGGGGCCGAGCGCGCGATCGGATACGCGATGGACAGATCTCCGACACGATAGGCGGAAGCGAGATTCGCGTAGTAGAAGGCCTGCGCAAACCCGGCGCCGACCAGAATCCAGACGATGATTCCGGGGATGCGCGGCAGTTCGAAAAAGAGCAGGAAAAGCAGAAGGAGACAAAACCCGCCGAAGCTATTGGCTACCAGCAAGAAGCCCGCCGATGGATTTCGTTGCTTGCCGAGCGCGTTCCAGCTCACGTGCAGGATCGCCGATGCAAGAATGAGTAGAACCGCGTAGCTGGTCATCGCGGTCCTTCCTCGGGTCGATTACTCCGTTTCGACGCTATTCGACGGTATCACAACTCGGCCAGCGCGGGTTCAAGCCAGTGCGATGAACCAGCACAGCGAAAGCACAGCGAGTGAGCCGATGCCAAGAGCGGCTTGTCCGGGCGCGGCGACGATCTTCGGCACTCCGTAACCCCAGGCGATTCCGAGTGCGCTACCGGAGGCCAGGCCGAACAGATGAGCGCTCACATCCGTGTTCTCGCCGCCGGTTCCCAGCATGGCCAGCAATCCGAGTCCCCCAGCAAGTGGAATCCACGCGCGACCTCGTCGCAATGGGAGTTCGCGTCGGTAGACGAAGGCCATTCCCGACAATACGCCGATCGACCCGAACAACGCGGTCGACGCTCCCACAGAAACATGCGGACCCGACTGAGCCCATGCGTTGATCCAGTTGCCCAGAGCACCCGATGTCAGCGTCAGGCTCAGACCGGGTCCAGGTCCGATCCAGCGACACAGCGCGGTGACGAAGATCACGCACGAAGCCGTGTTTCCGAGCAGGTGGGGCAGGCCGGAATGCAGGGTGAGCGCCGTGACGACGCGCCACACCTCGCCCGACAGGATCAGGAAAGAGTGGGCTCTGCCTTCCTCGTACCAGGTCGGGCCGGTTTCGTTGACCAGAATGTGAAACAACACGAGTCCGAGCGCCGTGATGAAACCGGCATTGCTCGGGCCGTGTTCGACCAGCTTGGGCTGGGGCCTGGCTCTTTCCGCGTTCTCGCGGTCGTAGCTGTCGAGAGCCCAGGATGCGCGTTCGACGTCGGCGTCTTCGATCCAGAGCAACCAGCCTTCCTCAGCCCGGCGCACGCCGTGTGAGATGCGCTGCGAAGCAAGGACGAGCGCCCACGCGTCGACATCTCGTCGTCGCTGGCTGCTGCGGATCGGTCTCAGCGCCCGTACTCGACCGGGTCGATTTCGAATACCAGTCCCTCGAGTCGCTCTCCGGAAGCGCGTCGCGCCGCGTTCTTGCGGGCCACATCGCGAAACAACGCGAAAGCACCCCGGTCATCAAGGTGTGAGACGTCGCGACCGGTGTGTTCCTGGAAGAGTTCATTGCGCAGACTGCGAACCGTCGGCTCATGCCAGAACGATGCGTTCAACTCGGTATCTCCGTGGAAGGACCGCTCGGCCACGTTGGTCGACCCGATCGTCGCCCAGCCATCGTCAACCAGAGCAATCTTCGCGTGCACGTAGATATCGCCGTAGCTCTGGGGTCCCGCATGCGACGCGATGCCTGCGAGTACGAAGTGGGGGTGCTCCTTCAGTCGACCCACGAGGTCGAAGAAGGGCTGGAGCTTGGGATTCTTGAGCGCGCGCACATACTCGGAATGGGCGTTTCCCGGCACCAGGAAGGCGACCTCGACACCGCGCTCGAGTGCGGCGTGCAACTGCCCGACGATCCCGGGCGAGCCGATCGCCTGGTCCTCGATGTAGATGGTGCGCTTCGCGGCCGAGAGCGCCGCGTGGTACTGATCGAGGATGCTCCTCTCGCCCTCGTGGATCGGATGTGGGTCCGCACCCGGTGACGGCTGTGTATTCCGGTAGCGGTCCTTGGAAACGGTGCGCGTGATCTGTACCGGGATCTCACCGGCGACCGCCGAGATCTCCACCGGGAACTCCAGGTTTCCACCGTCGCCTTCAGGGGGCCAGAATCCATCTTCCGCCTGGTGTTCAGACGCTTCGTTCCAGCGCTGGACGAAGTTGTGGTGCACGTCCGTGCCCGAGGGGCCGCGAACTTCTACGTACACGTCGTGGATGTTGCCGCCGTCTCGGTGCGGATGCCCGCTGGCCACTACCGAGGACTGTCCCAGATTGATTCCACCCACGAAGGCGATCTCGCTCGGTCGGCCCGCGTCGACCAGCCAGCTCTTCTGGTGGTGACAGAGTTTCTCGGGGAGATAGTCCCATCTGGCCAGGAAGCGCGCACCGCGCTCTGCCAACCACTCGCGCTCTTCGGCGGTGCCCGAGAAGTGCTCTCCCGGTGTTTCTTCTTCGAGTTCAGGGGAGCGCCAGAACAGCACCCGTACATCCACACCGCGTTTGACGGCTGCGTCGAGTACGTCGAAGAATCCTCCGCGACCTCCGGGCATCTGCACGTCGCGGTCGATGAACGCGACGGTGATCCACGCGCTCGATTGCGCCGATTCGACGGCCTCGCAGATGCGGCCGAATGCAGGCTCGCCGTCGACCAATGGCCGGACTGTGTTTCCCGAGCGAATCGGATAAGTTCCCGAGCGCACGAATGGGATGTAATCGGCGTGGCGTTCCATGAGTCCTCCGGGATCGGCGTGGAAGGCCGATTCTACCCCCAGTCAGTGAGAACTATACATGAGCGACGTCCAGATCCGACCTGCAAGGGCCGAAGATCTTCCGCAGCTGACCGAGATCTACAACCACTATGTGCTCGAAACGCCGATCACTTTCGACATCGAGCCGTTTAGCGTCGAGCAGCGCGCAGTCTGGCTGGAACAGTTCGCCGAAACCGGACGTTTCCGCCTGTGGGTGGCCGAAGAAGCAAGCCGGATTCTCGGCTACGCGGGATCGATGCGCTTCCGCCCGAAGGCGGCCTACGATGTCTCGGTCGAAGTCACCGTGTATCTGCGCCCCGATGTTCAGACCCGAGGACTCGGAACGGGTCTCTATCGCGCATTATTCGACTCCCTATCGGGCCAGGATGTGCATCGGGCCTACGCGGGCGTGACGCTGCCCAACCAGGCGTCACTCGCGCTACACGAACGCTTCGGATTTCGCGCGGCTGGCTTCTATGACGAGGTCGGCAGGAAGTTCGGGCGCTACTGGAGCGTGCAGTGGCTGGAAAAGAAGTTCGACGGCTAGTCGGTCGGGTTTCCGGGATGACGCTCGTAGTGTTCGAGGGTGGGGAGGTCGTCGGCGACGTTCTCAAGTCCGCCAATCTCCTCGGCGGTGTGCTCGCTGAGTTGGCAGATCCGCACGCGAGAGTCGTAATCAAAGGACCGGCACGCGAAGTCTTTCGAAACCCTACAGGCGAGTGCGCACTCGACCAGCGAAACCCCGTCGAGCTTTTCTTGTGTGTGTCCCTGCACGCTGGCTCCCCGCACCCGGCGGAAACCTCCCGGCATGACTGGAAAGGCGTCGAGAATCGCTCCGGCGCCGACTGCTGGCAGCTGACCTGCAATCGGGGGGATCGGGTCCGCAGGTCTACCCGCAGGCGGGCGAGCAGTGCAGCCCATCTGCCATGCGCAGATGATTACCAAGAGCATCAGGTTTCCGAAGCCGGGCCCGCCGTTCCGCATGATCGCCTCCCTGCAACAACGATCATACGCCTCTGACTCAGTGTTGGGGGGGGGGGTGCGCAGTTCACGCGCAAACAACACGCAGTTCCCGAGGTCCCACTGTCAAGTGCGACACGGCGAGGGCCGATGGATGGAAGGTCCCTCATCTGGAGCTCTCCCCATGCAGCCCGAAGAGAAAAGCCCGGACGATTCTCGAGACGCGCACCGTTTTGTGTCGCGTGTTTCGGTGAAGTTATGCGCTGGCGGCAAGGAAGTCGAAGCCGTGATCACCGACATCTCCTCGGCGGGGGCGCGGGTCGAAACGACCCTGCCTGTCGAACCGGGAGCGATCGTGAAGATCCACTACCAGATGCCCGGTCGGCAATCCCAGAATCTTCTGGTCGGCGAAATGGTCCGCTCGACCCCCGGCGGTTTCGCGATTCGCTTCCTGCCAGACGAGCAGCAGTAGCCGCCAGGAAGCACCGGAATTCGGTCCAACCCGGTCGCGGGAGCCGCCAGTCCTCAGCCCAATAGCGCCGCAGATCCGGCGACCAGAAGCACCAGGACACCCCAGAACAGAGCGGCCAGCGCTCGCCCCAACAGCCGTTGGGTCGGCAGGTGAGCTTCCGAGAACCGGGCATGATGCGTGTTCGAAGTCGTCACGATGGATCTCCTTGCCATGCCCATGTGCAACTGCAAGGCAAGTGCCAGGCCTCAAAGGCCGAGAATACGCCTCTGGCAAGGTCTGGCTGCAGCCCACCAACCCGCCCCGCAACACTCCGGCTTCACAAAGGTTGTGGTCTGAAGAATGGGCTTGGACCCATCTGAGGTGCTGGGACCCGGGGAGAGGGCCGAAATGCGTCCCTCGCAGAGGCCTTTTGTTCCCATTTCCGGCCTCTCGGCACAGACCCATTCTTCGGACCACCGCTGGAGTGTTGAGGAATTCTTCGGGTTGGTTCATGTTTGCCCTCGCGACCCCATCGCTGCCCCACGCAGTGCTGGCCGGCCGGGGGGCCGGGAGTCGCCATCCCACTCTCTGAGATTCTGCTGGAGACCCCATGCGCCTAAAATATGGATGCAACCCTCACCAGGCCTTTGCGTCGCTCGAAGCGATCGAAGCGGGTACCGCGCCGCTCAGTCTGCTCAACGGCACGCCCTCGATCATCAATCTTCTGGACGCGCTCAATGCCTGGCAGTTGGTAGCGGAGGCGCGCCAGGCCCTCGGCTTGCCGGCGGCGGCGAGTTTCAAGCACGTGTCTCCTGCTGGTGCGGCGGTAGCGGTGGATCTTCCCGACGATCTGGCGCGCGCCTACGAGGTGGCGGGGCGCGAGCTCACGCCTGCAGCGATCGCCTATGTGCGCGCGCGCGGCGCCGATCCCAAGTGCAGCTTTGGCGACTTCGTCGCGCTTTCAGATCCGGTCGATCAGGCGACCGCTGACTTTCTGAAGGGCGTCGTGTCCGATGGCATCATCGCACCCGATTACGAAACGGATGCGCTCAAGACGTTGTCCGCGAAAAAGGGTGGCTCTTTCATCGTGCTGAAGGCGGACGCGAGTTTCGAGCCGCCCGAGCGCGAGGAGCGCGAGGTGTTCGGAATGAAGCTCGTGCAGGATCGCAACAACCGCGCGATCGAATTATCGGATCTGGACGATGTCGTGTGCGGAAGCCTGACCGAAGCGGCCAGGCGCGATCTGGTTCTGGGCATGATCGCGCTCAAATACACCCAGTCCAACTCCGTGGGGTACGCGCTCGACGGGCAGATGATTGGCATCGGTGCTGGCCAGCAATCCCGGGTCGACTGCACGAAGCTCGCGGGGGCCAAAGCCGATGTGTGGAACCTGGGCCGACACCCGCGGGTGCTCGGGCTTGCGTTCAAAAAGGGTGTGAAGCGGCAGGACCGCATCAACTGGCGCGTGCGTTTCATCGAAGGGGATCTGACTAGCGGCGAGACGCAGGCCATGCAAGAAGTGATCGAAGGCAAGCTGGAACCGCTTGGCGCAGACGAGAAGCGGGAATTTCTGGGGCAGGTCGACGGCGTTTCGCTGAGTTCGGACGGCTTCATTCCCTTCCGCGACAACATCGACCACGCGGCACGTCACGGTGTGAAGTTCATCGCGCAGCCCGGAGGGTCGACGCGCGACGCCGACATCGAGGCCGCGTGTCAGGAGTACGGCATGGCGATGGTCCACACACATCTGCGCCTGTTCCACCACTGAGCCATGAGCGTCCGTATCGAGTTTCCGCGCGAATACCCACACGTCGCATTGGTGACGCTGGATCGACCCGAGCGAGGCAACTCGCTCAATCCACTGGCTCTAAGAGAACTTGCCGCGGCCTGGCAACGCATCGCCGACGACGACGAGATTCGCTGTGCCGTCCTGAGCGGCAGCGGAGAACGGGTGTTCTGTTCGGGTATGGACATGCGCGAGACCATCCCCGTGTCCCAGGCTCTGGCCCGCGGAGAGCGCATCGATCCCCACGATTTCGATGGGTTGCGCAATGTCGGTAAAGCGTTGCTTGCGGGGTTTGATCTGAAGACGCCCCTGATCTGCGCGATCAACGGGCACGCGCGCGCCGGTGGTTTCGATCTGATGCTGGCCAGTGAGATGCGCTACGCGGTCCCCGAAGCCACATTCGCGCTCGAAGAAGTGGCGCTCGGCCTGTACCCGACCGGGAATGCGACCGTGCTACTGCCGCGCCAGATCGGCTGGGTACACGCGCAGGAACTGCTCTTGTGTGCGCAACCGATCGACGCCGAACGAGCGCGCTCCATCGGGTTGATCAATGAGATCGTGCCGCGCGACGCTCTGCTCGAAACGGCCTTGCGCGCCGCGAGCACGATCGCCGCGAATGCACCTCTGGCCGTTCGCGAAACCCGGCGCGGTGTGCGCGAACTGCTGGGGATGGATCTGGCGAACGCATACGAGCGTCAGGAACAGTTGGGCAGTCCTTTGCGCAAGACGGAAGATGCCCGGGAAGCCCAGCAGGCTTTCGTGGAAAAGCGTGCACCCGTCTGGAAGGGTCGCTGAGCTTGGCCGATGCAGACCGCGAGCGCTGGGATCGCGCTTACGGCAAGGGTCTGCACATCGGTGGCGACGCACCCGAGTGGCTCGCGAGGTTTACTGCGCAGTTTCCGGAGCAGGGACGTGCACTCGATGTGGCCAGCGGTACGGGTCGCATTGCCTGCTGGCTGGCCGCACAGGGTCTGAACGTGCTGGCCGTCGATGTTTCGCAACAGGGATTGCGCCTGGCCCGCGAACGCGCCGAGAGAGATCGCGTATCCATCGAAACGCTGTGCCGTGATCTCGAACAGACGCCGCCGCCCGAAGGCCCCTTCGATGTGATCACCTGCTTCCACTACCTGCAGCGAGAACTCTTTCCGCAGTTGGTCGAGCGACTCGCGCACGGCGGCGTGCTGATCTGCGAACACAAGACGGTCCTGAATCTGGAACGACACGAGAAACCGTCCGCGCACTTCCTTCTGGAGCCGGACGAGCTTCCGCGCCTTTGCGCTCCGCTCGACATCGAACACCACGAAGAAGACTGGATCGACGACCGCGCGCTCACCCGGATCGTGGCGCGTAGACGAGCCTGAAGGTTCGTAGAAGAATCCTCTGCTAACCCGTGCCGAATTCGAGCAGTCGGGCCGTGACCTGATCCGGGACGATCATCGGCAGCAGGTGTCCGGCATCGATCTCGTCGAGTTCGATGCTGGGGGCGATCTCGACCAGGCGTTCGTACACCTGTCGCGGGAAGTTCCCCTGCGCCGCTCGCAGGAGCAGCCCTTCGCCGCGGTACTCGGCTGCTTCAGCAAACGTGTCGATACTGGGACCGGCGTCGAAGACTGCGGCCTCGACCTCGCGCGGGCACGAGAGTTCGACACCGCCCTCGGGTCGATCGCGCAATCCGTAGCGCAGATACAGGTCCAGGGCGTGCGGGGTCCAGTCGGCAAAGGGCCCGCGACCCTGCCAGGACGCCCGCGCGGTTTCGCGACTTTCGAACCTGTCGCGACGCTTGCGTGCGATTTCGGCCATCGGATGAACTCCACCGGCCCGATTTCGGAGCATTTCGAGTTCCAGGTCTTGCGGAATCACTACCGGGTCGAGCAATGCGACGCGATCGAAGATGTCGGACCGGCGCGCCGCAGCCACGAGTGTGGTCGTGCCGCCAAAGGAGTGACCGACCGCGAGCGCGATGCGCTTCGCGCCGAGTTCTTCAAGCAAGGTCTCGGAAATCGCGATCAGATCCTCGACGAACTCGCCCCACTGGTAGCCCTCGGGCACCGGGGGGCGGGACGATGCGCCGTGGCCGCGCGAGTCGAAGCCGAGAACGCGGAAGTTCTGGGTCAGACCCCGGGCCACCGGATCGAACAGTCCCGCGCAGAACCCATTGGCGTGAGCCAGGAGGGCCACCGGACCCGAGCCTCCCCAGTCGAGTACCGCCAGGTCGACTTCGCGTTTCGGGAGCGCGACGATGCGTTCCGTCGGATCGTCGCTCAAAGACGCAGCTTTCTCCGCAGTCGATACAGGTGACGGATGGCGCGCTCCATCGCGTCCGCATTTTCGGGAGCGTTCAGCCAGGAACTCGCACCCGACGGATGGGGCAGGGGAACGATCCAGCGCCCAAGATCGTCTTGATGTGCAAAGCCCACCGCTTCATTCAGCGGGCGGCCCCCCAGAAAGACCTTGATCGCCATTCGCCCGACGGGCACGACCAGCAGCGGTGAGACCAGTTGCAGTTCGCGCTCCAGAAACGGCCAGCACAGGGCGATTTCCTCGGCGCTGGGTGCGCGATCGCCGCGACCGCTCGCCGCCGCACCCGGATAGCAGCGGGTCACCGCCGTGATGTAGTGCTCTTCGCGAAAGCCTTCCTCCGAGAAACCGGCCTTTTCGAGCCAGGTGAACAGGCGTTGACCGGACTTGCCCTGAAAAGGCAGGCCGTCTTCGGCTTCCTGCGAACCCGGTGCCTGCCCGACCAGCAGGGCGCGCGCTTTCGCCTTGCCCGAAAACACCACGGGTGGAGTTGCATCGTGACCCGCAGCGCTGCACTGACGGCAATCGCGCATCTGATCGTGGAGGAGCTTCAATCCTGATTCCTGGGCCTGGGTCACGGGCGGCACTATAACCGCCTCGATCCGGCGCCGCTTCAGTCCGTGTTGACCTCGGGGCGACGCGGATCCAGAATGGTTCCGGTCCGTCGGGACAGTCCCGCTGGACCAACGCTTTTTCGTCCCGCTCGAGGCCCCGATGGGACCCAGCGGACAACCTCAGGAGATCAGCATGAAGGCCGCCGTCCTCCGCGGAATCAATCAGCCTGTTTCGATCGAAGACGTCAGTGTCAGCAAGCCCGGTCCCCGCGAAGTGCTCGTGCGCACGGCGGCCGCGGGTGTGTGTCACAGCGATCTGCATTTCCAGACGGGCGACTATATGTATCCCATGCCCTGCGTGCTCGGGCACGAGTCCGCGGGTGTGGTCGAACAGGTCGGCTCGCAGGTCACCTACCTGGAGAAGGGCGATCACGTCATCTCCTGCCTGTCGGTCTTCTGCGGCTACTGCGAGTACTGCATGACCGGCCGCCCCGCACTGTGCACCAAGGAAGGTCTGCGTCGCGGTCCCGAAGAAGCTCCGCGCCTCAGTCAGAACGGTGAGCCGATCCACCAGTTCCTGGATCTCTCGTCGTACGCGGAGCAGTTGCTCGTGCACGAGAACGCTCTGGTCAAGGTGACCAAGGACATCCCGTTGGATCGCGCTGCGCTGATCGGGTGCGGCGTGACCACTGGCGTGGGCGCGGTCTTCAATACCGCGAAAGTCGAGCCCGGTTCGACGGTCGCAGTCGTCGGTTGCGGAGGCGTGGGTCTCAACGCCGTACAGGGTGCGGCGATCGCCGGCGCCGGACGCGTGATCGCGGTCGATATGTCGGATGCGAAACTCGAAACGGCCCGTCGGTTCGGCGCTACCGATGTGGTGAACGCAAGTGCTGGAGATCCCGTCGCACAGGTCCGGGAACTGACCGGCGGCGGTGTCGAGTATTCCTTTGAAGCAATTGGTCTCAAAGTGACGACCGAGCAGTGCTGGGAAATGCTGCGCCCAGGCGGAACGGCGACGATCATCGGCATGATTCCGATCGGGACGAAGATCGAACTGCACGGTGTCGACTTCCTGGCCGAAAAGCGCATTCAGGGTTCGACCATGGGCTCGAATCGCTTCAGGGTCGACATGCCCAGGTACGTGGACATGTATCTGAATGGCAAGCTGAACCTGGACGATCTGGTTTCGCGTCGCTTGAAGCTCGATGAACTCCAGGCGGGCTTCGAAGCTCTCAAGTCAGGTGAAGTCGCCCGCAGTGTCATCGTGATGGATCAGTAGAGGGGCGACGACGCAGTGAATCGAGCGCAGCCGACCGGGAGGAAGAAATCATGAGTCAGGTCTTTCTCGATCCCAGTAGTGAACGGAAACCGACGCGCCGGCCCAGGGCGCCGCGTCTCTCCAAGCTCGCGGGTGCCACGGTCGGTTTGCTCGATATCTCCAAACCGCGCGGCGATGTGTTTCTTGGCCGGATCGAAGCGCGTCTTAAAGATTCGGGCGCGGAGGTGCTTCGTTTCTCCAAACCCACCTTCACAAAGCCCGCACCCGTCGATCTGCGCCACGAAATCGCCACGCGTTGTACTGCGGTGATCGAAGCGCTCGCGGATTGAGGCAGTTGTACGTCGTGCAGTGTGCACGACACGGTGGATCTGGAGGCGCGAGGCCTGCCGGGCGTGTTCATTGCGACCGAGCAGTTTGTCGAAGGCGCAGATGTGCAATCGAATTCGCTCGGCGCGGAAACCGCCGGCATCTACGTGGAGCATCCGATCCAGGACCGCACCGATGACGAGATGATCGCCATCGCCGATCGGGTGTTCGGCGAAATTGTGGCTGCGCTCGTCGCCGGTTGAAGCGGAAGCCCAGCGGATCGCGTCAGCTTCGTTCACCTGCGAAGGCCGCGCGCGCGGCTTCGAGCGTCTCGAGGCTGCCGATGTCGAACCAGCGTCCGTCCAGGCGTTCGCACGCGACTTGTGAGTGTTGCACCAGCCAGGCCATGAAGTGGCCGGGAGCGTCCGGGTTGCCGCCTTCCCGCAGGTAGCGTTCGACGTCACCGGCGACGGAACAGGGAAAGAAGTACAACGCGATCGCAGCGAGCCTCGACTGTGGGTTCGCGGGCTTCTCGACGAAACTCGCCACGTCGCCTGCGGAGTTCAGGGTGATTTCGTTGTACGGGCGCAGCGAGTCCGGGTCTTCGACTTCGCGCACGACGACCAGGGGTGTTCCCTTGGCGCGGAACGTCTCGTAGGCCGGACTCGGATCGAACTCCAGCAGATTGTCTCCAGCGACCACCAGCCAGTCTTCGCCATCGAGCGGGACCTCTTGCAGTGCAAAGGCCAGGTCGCCGATCGCTCCCAGGCGATTGTCTTCGTCGGTCGATCCGTCGTTCAGAATGCGGATTCCGGGATCGAAATCTCGGGCCCAGTCTTCGAAGGCCTCGGCGAAGCGCGCATTGGAGATGACGATCACCTCTGAAATCTCAGGCAGTCCGGTCAGACGGCGCAGAATGCGCGTCAGGATCGCCTGACCGCCGACTTCGAGCAGTGGCTTCGCGCGCTCGCGTGTCAGTGGGTAGAGTCGCGTGGCGTAGCCCGCGCCCAGGACGAAGATCTTCACGCGCGACTCGTGGTTGTCGGGAGTACGCTGGGTCGAATCAGCTCGTAACCGGCATCTCGATAGGCGCGTTCGATCGCCGGAAGTTCGCTGGCATCTCCCGGCACACCGATCACTGAACCTCCTGAACCACAGAACTTGACGGCGGATCCCTGAGAGCGGCCGATCGCGACGAGTTGCTGATCGCGATCCGTCAGCTTCCAGATCGTCGCGCGCATGTCGAAATTCCGGTCCACGCATTGGCGGAACCCGGCCAGATCGCGTTTCTGCAGGCAATCGATTCCTTCGTCCACGAGTTCTCGGAACCTTCGCATGGCCTCGAGCACTTGCGGGTCGCCCGAAGTCCAGCGACTGCGCACGTCCGAGTGCACGCGACCGGAGACCTCTCCGCCGCGTGGATCCCAGGCGATGTACATCACCGGCAGTAGCTTCGGGTCGAGCCGGGCGTAGGAAGCCGGCGTTCGGGGAGGCGCGAAGTCCATGTGCAAGACGTCCTCGTAGGCCTGGGCTACACGATCCATGGGGCCCGCCGCGATGCCCAGGTCATCGACCTCGGCGGCGAGCGCGAGTTCCGCGAGTTCATGGGCTTCGGCGCCGACATCGAACCACTCGAGCAACGCGCGCAATGCGGCGATCACGATGGCACTGGAGCCGGCCAACCCGACCTGGCGCGGAATACTGGTCTCGTAACGCATGCGGAAACGCAGGCGCGGGTCGTCTTCGCCAAGCCGCTCGAGTTCGGGCCAGTGAATCGCGAAGCGTCGGATTGCCGCGCGCAAAAG containing:
- a CDS encoding rhomboid family intramembrane serine protease, with translation MLWIEDADVERASWALDSYDRENAERARPQPKLVEHGPSNAGFITALGLVLFHILVNETGPTWYEEGRAHSFLILSGEVWRVVTALTLHSGLPHLLGNTASCVIFVTALCRWIGPGPGLSLTLTSGALGNWINAWAQSGPHVSVGASTALFGSIGVLSGMAFVYRRELPLRRGRAWIPLAGGLGLLAMLGTGGENTDVSAHLFGLASGSALGIAWGYGVPKIVAAPGQAALGIGSLAVLSLCWFIALA
- a CDS encoding phosphatidylserine/phosphatidylglycerophosphate/cardiolipin synthase family protein, with the protein product MERHADYIPFVRSGTYPIRSGNTVRPLVDGEPAFGRICEAVESAQSSAWITVAFIDRDVQMPGGRGGFFDVLDAAVKRGVDVRVLFWRSPELEEETPGEHFSGTAEEREWLAERGARFLARWDYLPEKLCHHQKSWLVDAGRPSEIAFVGGINLGQSSVVASGHPHRDGGNIHDVYVEVRGPSGTDVHHNFVQRWNEASEHQAEDGFWPPEGDGGNLEFPVEISAVAGEIPVQITRTVSKDRYRNTQPSPGADPHPIHEGERSILDQYHAALSAAKRTIYIEDQAIGSPGIVGQLHAALERGVEVAFLVPGNAHSEYVRALKNPKLQPFFDLVGRLKEHPHFVLAGIASHAGPQSYGDIYVHAKIALVDDGWATIGSTNVAERSFHGDTELNASFWHEPTVRSLRNELFQEHTGRDVSHLDDRGAFALFRDVARKNAARRASGERLEGLVFEIDPVEYGR
- a CDS encoding N-acetyltransferase, with product MSDVQIRPARAEDLPQLTEIYNHYVLETPITFDIEPFSVEQRAVWLEQFAETGRFRLWVAEEASRILGYAGSMRFRPKAAYDVSVEVTVYLRPDVQTRGLGTGLYRALFDSLSGQDVHRAYAGVTLPNQASLALHERFGFRAAGFYDEVGRKFGRYWSVQWLEKKFDG
- a CDS encoding PilZ domain-containing protein codes for the protein MQPEEKSPDDSRDAHRFVSRVSVKLCAGGKEVEAVITDISSAGARVETTLPVEPGAIVKIHYQMPGRQSQNLLVGEMVRSTPGGFAIRFLPDEQQ
- a CDS encoding phosphoribosylaminoimidazolecarboxamide formyltransferase, with amino-acid sequence MRLKYGCNPHQAFASLEAIEAGTAPLSLLNGTPSIINLLDALNAWQLVAEARQALGLPAAASFKHVSPAGAAVAVDLPDDLARAYEVAGRELTPAAIAYVRARGADPKCSFGDFVALSDPVDQATADFLKGVVSDGIIAPDYETDALKTLSAKKGGSFIVLKADASFEPPEREEREVFGMKLVQDRNNRAIELSDLDDVVCGSLTEAARRDLVLGMIALKYTQSNSVGYALDGQMIGIGAGQQSRVDCTKLAGAKADVWNLGRHPRVLGLAFKKGVKRQDRINWRVRFIEGDLTSGETQAMQEVIEGKLEPLGADEKREFLGQVDGVSLSSDGFIPFRDNIDHAARHGVKFIAQPGGSTRDADIEAACQEYGMAMVHTHLRLFHH
- a CDS encoding crotonase/enoyl-CoA hydratase family protein (Catalyzes the reversible hydration of unsaturated fatty acyl-CoA to beta-hydroxyacyl-CoA), yielding MSVRIEFPREYPHVALVTLDRPERGNSLNPLALRELAAAWQRIADDDEIRCAVLSGSGERVFCSGMDMRETIPVSQALARGERIDPHDFDGLRNVGKALLAGFDLKTPLICAINGHARAGGFDLMLASEMRYAVPEATFALEEVALGLYPTGNATVLLPRQIGWVHAQELLLCAQPIDAERARSIGLINEIVPRDALLETALRAASTIAANAPLAVRETRRGVRELLGMDLANAYERQEQLGSPLRKTEDAREAQQAFVEKRAPVWKGR